The following proteins come from a genomic window of Trichoplusia ni isolate ovarian cell line Hi5 chromosome 16, tn1, whole genome shotgun sequence:
- the LOC113502179 gene encoding structural maintenance of chromosomes protein 1A, with amino-acid sequence MVVQNYLTAAKMPAFLKYIDMENFKSYRGHHRIGPLKSFTAVVGPNGSGKSNFMDAVSFVMGEKTSLLRVKRLSDLIHGASINKPVSRSASVTATFVLEDLTEKQFQRSVIGQSSEHKIDGQSVSTSHYLSELEKLGINVKAKNFLVFQGAVESIAMKNPKERTALFEEISGSGVLKEQYEACRAEVNRADEEAQFSYQKKKGVAAERKEAKFEKEEAEKYTRLKEELQEQKVELQLFHLYHNEKEIQSNEEDLQHKQSELTKVEKKRQKAEEALKEKKKEAGTAARELAKIEQEIREVEAEISKKRPTFIKAKERVTHTQKKLESAMKTLEQARKAHEAHQADIKKLEDELRQVEEQKAEWEQTTLGASHAGRADVHLEEAQIREYEELKMEASRQAARYLQELDSVNREQKADQDRLDNELRRKGELENKHRQKGHERNEAMKRVDKLNEHIKSSEQALEEQRRLRAELQADVGECRGRAAELQAQLEAVAAALGDARVDKHEEARRRKKQEIVESFKRDIPGVYDRMINMCQPTHKRYNVAITKVLGKYMEAIVVDTEKTARRCIQVLKERMLEPETFLPLDYIQAKPLRERLRDIKEPKNVKLLFDVLRFEPAAIHRAVLFVTNNALVCETPEDASRVAYDLDRSKNSRYDALALDGTFYQKSGIISGGSLDLARKAKRWDEKHLSQLKSKKEKLTEELRESMKKSRKESELTTVDSQIRGLESRLKYAITDRDTTLKQIKALDAELAELERKMDLFGPQVEDIERTIRARDAKIQEVKENMNNVEDVVFRGFCRDIGVANIRQYEERELRAQQERAKRRMEFDAHIDRITSNLEFERSRDTQKNVTRWERAVQDAEDELEGGRQAEAKQRQEIDADLRRADTLKAERAGARAKQEHADDDVNKARKDLTSIQKDIQSVQKQISNIESRIESKRSDRHNILRQCKIDDIIIPLLEGNLDDTADTESDPSTTQVYRKESRIRVDYRSLSENLKDLEEPDEIKRKADKLQKAINSLQNTVDKIQAPNMRAMQKLNEVREKVNATNEAFVAARKRAHKAKLAFEKVKKERHDKFIECFEHVANEIDAIYKALAMNQSAQAFLGPENPEEPYLDGINYNCVAPGKRFQPMSNLSGGEKTVAALALLFAIHSYQPAPFFLLDEIDAALDNTNIGKVASYIRSKKGSLQTIVISLKEEFYGCADALVGICSEPADCLVSDVMTLSLEQYSD; translated from the exons ATGGTGGTGCAAAACTACTTGACTGCAGCCAAAATGCCGGCATTTCTTAAGTATATTGATATGGAAAACTTCAAGTCCTATCGGGGGCACCACCGCATAGGACCTCTGAAATCGTTTACAGCGGTGGTAGGCCCCAACGGTTCAG GAAAGTCAAACTTCATGGATGCTGTGAGTTTTGTGATGGGAGAGAAGACTTCCTTGCTGCGTGTGAAGCGCCTCAGTGATCTGATACACGGAGCATCCATCAACAAACCTGTGTCTAGAAG TGCTTCAGTAACAGCAACATTTGTGCTTGAAGACCTCACTGAGAAGCAGTTCCAGAGGTCAGTCATAGGACAGTCTTCTGAACACAAGATTGATGGACAG TCTGTATCAACATCACACTACCTGAGCGAGCTGGAAAAGCTGGGCATCAATGTGAAGGCCAAGAACTTCCTGGTGTTCCAGGGAGCCGTGGAGAGCATCGCCATGAAGAACCCCAAGGAAAGGACTGCTCTCTTTGAGGAGATCAGTGG GTCGGGAGTCCTGAAGGAGCAGTACGAGGCGTGTCGCGCGGAAGTGAACCGCGCGGACGAGGAGGCGCAGTTCTCTTACCAGAAGAAGAAGGGGGTGGCCGCCGAGAGGAAGGAGGCCAAGTTCGAGAAGGAGGAGGCAGAGAAGTACACAAGGCTTAAGGAGGAACTG CAAGAACAAAAAGTCGAGCTCCAGCTGTTCCACCTCTACCACAATGAGAAAGAGATCCAGTCCAATGAAGAAGACCTGCAGCACAAGCAATCTGAACTCACTAAAGTGGAGAAGAAGCGCCAGAAGGCTGAGGAAGCCCTGAAGGAGAAGAAGAAGGAGGCGGGAACTGCGGCGCGCGAGCTGGCGAAGATCGAGCAGGAGATCAGGGAAGTG GAAGCAGAAATCTCCAAGAAGCGTCCGACCTTCATAAAAGCCAAAGAACGAGTGACCCACACACAGAAGAAGCTCGAGAGTGCAATGAAGACATTAGAACAGGCTCGGAAGGCGCACGAGGCTCACCAGGCGGACATCAAGAAGCTGGAGGACGAGCTGCGCCAGGTGGAGGAGCAGAAGGCGGAGTGGGAGCAGACCACGCTCGGGGCCTCACACGCGGGCCGCGCCGACGTGCATCTGGAGGAGGCGCAG atCCGCGAGTACGAGGAGCTGAAGATGGAGGCGTCCCGCCAGGCGGCGCGCTACCTGCAGGAGCTGGACTCCGTGAACCGCGAGCAGAAGGCGGACCAGGACCGCCTGGACAACGAGCTGCGCCGCAAGGGGGAGCTCGAGAACAAGCACAGGCAGAAG ggACACGAGAGAAACGAGGCTATGAAGCGAGTGGACAAGCTGAACGAGCACATCAAGAGCTCGGAGCAGGCGCTCGAGGAACAGAGGAGGCTGCGTGCTGAATTACAG GCGGACGTGGGCGAGTGTCGCGGGCGCGCGGCGGAGCTGCAGGCGCAGCTGGAGGCCGTGGCCGCCGCGCTGGGCGACGCGCGCGTCGACAAGCACGAGGAGGCCAGGCGACGCAAGAAGCAGGAGATCGTCGAGAGCTTCAAGCGGGACATACCCGGCGTC TACGACCGCATGATTAACATGTGCCAACCGACTCACAAGCGATACAACGTGGCCATCACTAAAGTGCTCGGCAAGTACATGGAGGCCATCGTCGTCGACACGGAGAAGACCGCGAGACGCTGTATACAG gttttaaaagagagaatgttggAACCAGAAACCTTCCTTCCTTTAGATTATATTCAAGCCAAACCATTGAGGGAGCGATTGAG GGACATAAAGGAGCCCAAGAACGTGAAGCTGTTGTTCGACGTGCTCCGCTTCGAGCCGGCCGCCATCCACCGCGCGGTCCTGTTCGTCACCAACAACGCGCTCGTCTGCGAGACCCCCGAGGACGCCTCGCGCGTGGCCTACGACCTGGACCGCAGCAAGAACAGCCGCTACGAT GCGCTGGCGCTGGACGGTACGTTCTACCAGAAGTCGGGCATCATCTCGGGCGGCTCGCTGGACCTGGCGCGGAAGGCCAAGCGCTGGGACGAGAAGCATCTGTCGCAACTCAAGTCCAAGAAG GAGAAACTGACGGAGGAGCTGCGCGAGTCCATGAAGAAGTCCCGCAAGGAGTCGGAGCTGACCACCGTGGACTCGCAGATCCGGGGGCTGGAGTCGCGACTCAAGTACGCCATCACCGACAGGGACACCACg CTCAAGCAAATAAAGGCTCTGGACGCGGAGTTAGCTGAGCTCGAGAGGAAGATGGACTTGTTTGGA CCGCAAGTGGAGGACATCGAGCGCACGATCCGCGCGCGCGACGCCAAGATCCAGGAGGTGAAGGAGAACATGAACAACGTGGAGGACGTCGTGTTCCGCGGCTTCTGCAGGGACATCGGGGTCGCTAATATACG GCAGTACGAGGAGCGCGAGCTGCGCGCGCAGCAGGAGCGCGCCAAGCGGCGCATGGAGTTCGACGCGCACATCGACAGGATCACCTCCAACCTGGAGTTCGAGAGGTCGCGCGACACGCAGA AGAACGTGACCCGCTGGGAGCGCGCCGTGCAGGACGCGGAGGACGAGCTGGAGGGGGGGCGTCAGGCAGAGGCCAAGCAGAGGCAGGAGATAGACGCCGACCTGCGCAGGGCCGACACGCTCAAGGCCGAGCGGGCCGGCGCCCGGGCCAAGCAGGAACACGCCGACGACGACGTCAACAAG GCCCGCAAAGACCTGACCAGTATTCAGAAGGACATCCAGTCGGTGCAGAAACAGATCTCCAACATAGAATCTCGTATCGAGAGCAAACGGAGCGACAGACACAATATACTACGACAATGCAAG ATCGATGACATAATCATCCCGTTACTAGAAGGCAACCTGGACGATACAGCGGACACCGAGTCTGACCCCTCAACCACACAAGTGTACCGCAAGGAATCCAG GATCCGTGTGGACTACCGGTCGTTATCGGAGAACCTGAAGGACCTGGAGGAGCCGGACGAGATCAAACGGAAGGCCGACAAGCTGCAGAAAGCGATCAACTCGCTGCAGAACACCGTCGATAAGATACAGGCGCCTAATATGAGG GCGATGCAAAAACTAAACGAAGTTCGTGAGAAAGTAAACGCTACGAATGAGGCATTCGTCGCCGCCAGGAAGCGAGCGCACAAAGCTAAACTAGCATTCGAAAAG gtGAAGAAAGAGCGTCACGATAAGTTTATCGAGTGTTTCGAACATGTCGCAAACGAAATAGACGCTATCTACAAA GCCTTGGCTATGAACCAGTCCGCGCAGGCGTTCCTGGGCCCCGAGAACCCCGAGGAGCCGTACCTGGACGGCATCAACTACAACTGCGTGGCTCCCGGGAAGCGCTTCCAGCCCATGTCCAACCTGTCCGGAGGGGAGAAGACCGTGGCCGCGCTCGCGCTACTGTTCGCCATACACAG CTACCAGCCGGCGCCGTTCTTCCTGCTGGACGAGATCGACGCCGCCCTGGACAACACCAACATCGGCAAGGTGGCCTCTTACATCCGCAGCAAGAAGGGCAGTCTGCAGACCATCGTCATCTCCCTCAAGGAGGAGTTCTACGGCTGTGCCGACGCGCTCGTCGGGATCTGCTCAGAG CCCGCGGATTGCCTCGTGAGTGACGTGATGACGCTAAGCCTGGAGCAGTACAGCGACTAG
- the LOC113502046 gene encoding transmembrane protein 222, whose translation MTATTMTGDQSPNSIIDLADPEEAVLMDPIDHDRCRYPYCIVWTPIPVLTWIFPFLGHMGICTSSGIIRDFAGPYFVSEDLMAFGNPTKYWQMTPNKATNGQAGWDAAVAEASEIYKKRMHILFYDNCHSHVATALNIMNYGGCKNWNMVKLAFYMIPYSRYVSVGAFLKTWVPFFIIVIFIISLAAII comes from the exons atgactGCAACGACTATGACTGGTGATCAAAGTCCTAATAGTATAATTGACCTAGCAGACCCTGAAGAAGCTGTACTTATGGATCCTATAGATCACGATCGCTGTCGATACCCGTATTGTATTGTTTGGACGCCTATTCCGGTACTAAC ATGGATTTTCCCGTTCTTGGGTCACATGGGCATTTGTACATCATCTGGAATAATCAGAGACTTTGCTGGGCCATACTTTGTGTCTGAAGATTTGATGGCATTTGGGAACCCTACTAAGTACTGGCAGATGACTCCTAACAAAGCTACAAACGGACAAGCAGGCTGGGATGCTGCTGTGGCCGAGGCCTCagagatatataaaaaaagaatg CACATTCTATTCTATGACAACTGTCACTCACATGTGGCAACAGCTCTGAACATTATGAACTATGGCGGCTGCAAGAACTGGAATATGGTGAAGCTGGCCTTCTACATGATACCATACTCCAGATATGTcag tGTTGGTGCTTTCCTGAAAACATGGGTACCCTTTTTCATAATAGTTATATTCATAATTAGCTTGGCAGCCATCATTTAG
- the LOC113502047 gene encoding uncharacterized protein LOC113502047, with protein sequence MFSSIFGKRRSSPVEDETPPIPGPKPEDDFVVVDPNSPRNSLYPNVSGVALPYPQRPAPPAPVPRAAAVDQTFHYLQGVPFTMSKTLQLANNKDSFATEMADLLAFLTNKVNVSSYDYDFSVERSVLKEY encoded by the coding sequence ATGTTCTCATCAATATTTGGCAAACGGAGATCATCGCCGGTGGAGGATGAGACTCCACCTATCCCTGGGCCTAAGCCTGAAGACGATTTCGTTGTTGTCGATCCCAATTCACCACGAAACAGCCTGTACCCCAATGTGAGCGGGGTGGCACTGCCGTACCCGCAGAGGCCAGCACCTCCCGCGCCGGTCCCCAGAGCCGCGGCAGTCGACCAGACCTTTCACTACCTACAAGGAGTTCCGTTCACCATGTCGAAAACTCTACAACTGGCAAATAATAAAGATAGTTTCGCTACAGAAATGGCAGACCTACTCGCATTCCTAACGAACAAAGTAAACGTGAGCAGTTATGATTACGACTTCTCTGTGGAACGGAGTGTTTTGAAGGAGTACTGA